The nucleotide window CTGCGCCAATATCCAATTGGAGAGGGACAAATCTCTATTTCAGGTGTACCGCTTCAAAGTATACCGGTTGATCGTGTATTAAGTTGGATTGGATATGTGCCACAGGAGCACGTATTATTTTCAAAAACAGTAGCAGAAAATATTTTGTTTGGTGCACATGGAAGCACACAGGAAGATATGCATCATGCAATTGGGCGGGCAGCCTTTGAAAAAGACATCACATTCCTACCGCAAGGACTTGAAACATTGGTGGGAGAAAAAGGGGTTTCTCTTTCCGGCGGTCAAAAGCAGCGTATTTCCATTGCAAGAGCAATGATAAAAGATCCTGAAATTTTAATTTTAGATGATTCTTTATCGGCTGTAGATGCTAAAACAGAAGCAACGATTATTGAAGGAATTCGTGCAGAACGTCAAAATAAAACAACAATCATTACAACGCACAGACTTTCTGCTGTACAACATGCGGATTGGATCATTGTAATGGATGAGGGAAAAATTGTAGAAGCGGGTACACATGAAACATTGCTTGCACAAGAGGGTTGGTATAAAGAACAGTATGAAAGACAACAGCTTGTGGAAGGAGAAGAAAGAGGGGTGAGCGTATGAGCACAGGAAGACGCTTAGTGCAATACGCTTTGACAGTCAAAGGAATTATTATTGCGGCACTTCTCATGTTGAGTGTCGCTGTGGCAGCAGAGCTCACGGGGCCGTTTGTCGCAAAGCAAATGATTGACAAACATATTGTTGGTATTGAAGTGCCGTGGTATGAAACAGTAAAGGATGATGAGGCGGTCCTTTATAAGGGATCTTGGTACAAAAGGGCAGATCGCTTTACTAAAGAAGAAAACAAAGGAAAAGAAGTGCGCATCATGCAGGTTGGGCGCGACTATTACTTTATTAATAGTGCAGTCACAATCGATGGAAAGAGGTCGGTTAAAGGAAATGAAATCAGCGTCCAAAATGATAGCGCGGTTCAAGTGTATAAAGGACAAAAATTAACCAGACAAGAGCTTTTTGATTTTTACCAGCCTGAAATTCCGTACTTACTTCGCCTAAGCATTGCGTATTTTGCTTTGCTTGTCGTTGCATCATTTTTTTCTTACGGACAAAAGTTTTTCCTGCAAAAAGCATCAAATCGTATTATTCAGCGGATGCGTGAAGATGTGTTTGCACATATTCAAGAAATACCAATCCGCTACTTTGATAAATTACCAGCCGGAAAAATTGTATCGCGTGTTACAAACGATACAGAAGCAATTCGCGAATTATATGTGACAGTATTAGCGACGTTTTTCTCGAGCTCTATTTATATTGTCGGTATCTTTATCGCATTGTTTTTACTGGATGCAAAACTTGCAGTCATTTGCATGTTTATTGTTCCTATTTTAGTGGTATGGGCAGTGTTGTATCGCAAGGCCGCATCTGGTTATAATCACGCAATTCGTTCACGTCTTTCGGACATTAATGGAACTATTAATGAGTCCATCAACGGTATGACGATTATTCAAGCATTTCGACAAGAAAAACAGACGCAAAAGGACTTTGAGCAGCTGAATAAAGAGTACTATGACTATCAAAATAAACTATTGAGCTTAAATGCTGCAACCTCGCACAATTTGGTGGGTGTACTTCGAAATATCGCATTTGTTCTTGTTATTTGGTATTTCGGTGGTGCTTCTCTAGCTGCTGGAAGTATGCTGTCGCTCGGTGTTATTTATGCGTTTGTTGATTACTTGACACGCTTGTTCTCGCCAATTACAGGCATTGTAAATCAGCTCGGTAATCTAGAACAAGCTCGTGTCGCCTCTGAGCGTGTGTTTGAATTATTAGATGAGCCAGGAGAAGAGGTCAGCAATGAGAAAGTATCGCGTTTTAAAGGTGACATCGCATTTGAGAATGTTTCATTTGCATATGATGAGGAGAACGTGGTATTAAAAGATATTTCGTTTACAGCAAAATCGGGAGAAACAGTCGCACTTGTCGGTCATACGGGCTCAGGCAAGAGTTCTATTATGAACGTGCTGTTTCGCTTTTATGACTTTCAAAAGGGGAAGGTACGTATCGATGGACAGGATGTGACACAGTTACCAAAGCAAACTATTCGTTCACATATGGGGATTGTACTCCAAGATCCGTTCTTATTTACCGGAACAATTGCGACAAA belongs to Ectobacillus sp. JY-23 and includes:
- a CDS encoding ABC transporter ATP-binding protein, which produces MSTGRRLVQYALTVKGIIIAALLMLSVAVAAELTGPFVAKQMIDKHIVGIEVPWYETVKDDEAVLYKGSWYKRADRFTKEENKGKEVRIMQVGRDYYFINSAVTIDGKRSVKGNEISVQNDSAVQVYKGQKLTRQELFDFYQPEIPYLLRLSIAYFALLVVASFFSYGQKFFLQKASNRIIQRMREDVFAHIQEIPIRYFDKLPAGKIVSRVTNDTEAIRELYVTVLATFFSSSIYIVGIFIALFLLDAKLAVICMFIVPILVVWAVLYRKAASGYNHAIRSRLSDINGTINESINGMTIIQAFRQEKQTQKDFEQLNKEYYDYQNKLLSLNAATSHNLVGVLRNIAFVLVIWYFGGASLAAGSMLSLGVIYAFVDYLTRLFSPITGIVNQLGNLEQARVASERVFELLDEPGEEVSNEKVSRFKGDIAFENVSFAYDEENVVLKDISFTAKSGETVALVGHTGSGKSSIMNVLFRFYDFQKGKVRIDGQDVTQLPKQTIRSHMGIVLQDPFLFTGTIATNVSLENEAISREKIEKALRDVGAERFIKNLPNGLDEPVIEKGSTLSSGERQLISFARALAFDPAILILDEATSSIDTETEAIIQNALDVLKKGRTTFIIAHRLSTIKNADQILVLDRGHIVEKGTHDELMAKQGRYYRMYQTQAAG